A window of Miscanthus floridulus cultivar M001 chromosome 12, ASM1932011v1, whole genome shotgun sequence genomic DNA:
ACTGTGTTGCTCTCAGTCCCAGCCTAGAGCGCCTAGCTTTGGGATCTGCAAGAAATTCTCGATCGTACATCCTCTCGAGAGGATCTCTGCAGATCGATCGAGAATTCCAAGCAGCAATCTGCAGGTTTGTGGCCTGTCTGCTTTCTGTTGCTAGCTCGTGGGTTTGTGCGATCTGTGGATCGTGCGTGTGACAGATCTGAAATGGATGGGTCGGGTGGTCATCAGCTGCCACTGGAATGGCCGCATCCAGGGCCGTATGGCTATGATCCATACACCAACACGTTCCTGCCATTGCCGTACTATGGCTATGGATTTGGTGTAGAGTATAGCTGGAATCCTCCAAACCAACAACAAGGCCCTGTTCCAGCTCCTTATTCCAGCTCCTCATTTCCATTAGGTGcatcttttttattttaaatgAAAAATAATTATATATCTTCCCTTTTTTTTGCGAGGAGTTATATTTCTTCCCTGTGCAAGTAGTTCTTCGATGGATCTATGGGGAGCGAGTATTGTCATGCGTTTAGCTTTCACTTTTGGGGGGTTTTCGATGCAAGGAGATGTGGATCTCTTATGTGCACATAGTATTATTTTCTGTGTTTCGATATATTTGCATAGAAAATTTTTTGATATAATACATATACTCCGATCCTACATGTTTTCTTCGATCTACATGCATGTGTTGTCCATCTCCTTGAGTAGTGTGCTTATATATACATGCGTATATGACTACCGTCAAGAAGGTTTCTCTTGCTGATTTAGGTCATCGATCTTGTGATGAACGCAGGTCGTGCTCCCATGGCAGGGGCACAACGAGGAAGGGGTCGTGGTCGTCACGCACAACGAGGAAGGGGTGGTCGTCACGGCTTCAGCGCACCACGCCAGCATGGTGGCCCTGGACTGCTAGGCTCCGACCCTTCAAGCCAGCCACCTGCGCAACTGCAGCCTCCAGTTCCTGTTCCTCTTCCCTCAGAGAAGAGGGACCCGACTCCTCCACCACCTGCTTCGTCATCACCAAGCTCCCATGCGATGACTCCTCCCGTGTCAGATCCGGTGAAAGATTCCCATGTCGTCGATGTGTTAGTAGGCTTGGGTGGCAGCAGCACATCAGCCACTGACAAGAAGAGGTTGCTGCCACTAGATCCACCAGCACCCATGAAGAGTTCTGAGGTCGATGTGAGCATGGCTCACAGGCATGATGACCAGGGTGATGTGCTAGGGTTGAATGTCTTCATGGCAAAAAAGAGGCTGCTTTCAGCAAAGGCTGCTTTGGCCGCAGATGCTGATGCTGAGGAAGAGGCTAAGGCCGCCGCTAGGAAGAAGACTCGCCTTGGCTGGGGTCAGGGCCTTGCAAAGTATGAGAATCGTCGGTACAAGAAGGATGATGAGACTACACATAAAATTGTAGCTCATGATGGAGCCACTGGTGAACCTGTTTCTTCTCACGGATCAAGTCCGCCACTAGGTGAAGCCATACAAACTAAAACCCTACCAGTATATATGACATCGATCTCCATGCGCTGCTTGTCTGTAGAAATTGTGTTTCTGTGCTTAACAAATCTCTTTGGTTTCCCTCCTGTGTACCTGTAGGAAGCAAAGGTCATGGTGACAATAACAGCTTGGACGACATGGCCGAAATGAGGGTTTCCCATGTTACTACTGCGCCTGCATTGTTCTCCAAGGGGTCTAGTCGTCCACTAACAGGTGACAACATGTAAACTTGCCGGTATACAATATATAACACCTGTCCTATGCCGGCCAGGCATGTTTTTATGAGTTTTTATTTATGAAATTGCTGTGCATTTCCACCCTGCAGGAGACCTCTGGGATCCTACTAGGAAGAATGGAAGCATAGGCAGCTTGACTGAAAAAGCTGCTTCCCCTACTAAAGTGCCTGCACGTTTCTCTCGCAAACATTGCCCCTCACCTGCAGCTGATGACCAGAACTTGAAGTCAGATGGTAAGTTTTGGGTGCTTCATTCGAGATCTGCATCGGAGGTGCACTGATCATTCACTTCAGGACTTGGGATGATACCTTTACCCTTTTGAGAAGTCACTTTGCACAGGATTTCCCTTCTTACTTTTGACCTTATCATCATATTTTCTGAGTTCCTATACATTGCTTCTGAAGCCCTCAGTAGCTGTATAAGACCATCATCTCTTACTACAGAAGCAATTGGCAAGTAGCTAGGGTTCAGAATTTCGGCCGGTTTTCAACGAAAAAAACGCGATTTTCGTTTCTATTGATGATCTCCGGTAAATGTACATACCGGTAATTTCGGTTCCATTTAGTtcaatctttttttttcaaatcttcgctaaaatttgaaaattttgacCGAAATTTCAGCCGGTTTTCAccgatttccatgatttttgtttgTATCGTCCCCTCCGATATTTGTGTCTCAGCCGGTAGGCTGAACCCTTTGTAGGATTTTCCATGTCTGCTGTCCTTTGTAGCCGATATTTGCCGCAATCCAGGGACTGCTGTCCTTTGTAGGATTTTCCATGTCTGCATTGAGATCATATATGCTGTACAAATGCATCACCTGTTAACATAGTAGGATCAGAAGTAATGCAGGGGTTGTCTTTGTTATTAGGGTTTTTCTTAGTTCATGTGATCCACCAACAGGTAACTGGATGTtcacttgcaagttgcaagtAGTAATGCATCAAAGATTTGTCATCATGTAATAACCAGTTTTACTAGTTATCTGTGCACTATACATATACATATCATATTATACCATGCGATTGTGACAGTGACGATGCATGAATTGTATAGATGTTTTACACAGTACTGCACCACAAAAACATTTCTGGTTGCTGCTCTTTTATTTTTGGATGCagagaaaaaaataataattttaccTTTGAGTTCCTGACTTCCTGGTGCTTCCTCCAGATTTGTGTCTTGCTATTTCTGCATGTGTTCCAGGATGTGAATATTAATTTTTTTCTTGTAATTTTTGTGGTCCGACACATTCTTGGAAGGGTATGACTGATGCTGGAATATTAATATATCTTTGAACTTCTGTTCATGCTTTTCCTCATGTTTTCTGTATTACTATACTATTCTCTACAACTTGCTTTTGGAGGTGAATGGTTTTATATTTTTGTAATGATGAATGACCTCAGGAGTTGCAAGCATGTGTATCGAGTTCATTCTTATTGGCAAACTCTTTTTTGTTCTTGAGGAATTGTTTCTATTTGGAATATGTTTATGTAATGATCAAGTTTGCTGATTCTGTTTCGACATATCCATTAATCATACCACGCATGGCCTCAACTGTTGACATTGAACAAGCACTTAAGATTCATGACATAAATAGATGTTATAACTGTACACCACAAGAACTATAACACTGACtttgcttgctcttgttttgtttTTCAAAACAATGACGCAGGTATATATGTGGATATATACCTATGTAGGTTAATTTTGCCTTAGAAATAATGATGGTTTCATACTGTTTTATGTTTCAGTATTCCTGCAATATGTTTTTGGAGTTGAAAGTCACAAACCTATGCAATTGCATTTGCTTTTGTTCCATGGAAATTGACCTATCTAAAGTATACTTCTCAGTCTATAGCTACTGCCCAGATATATGTTTACGAGTTTACCAAATTACTGTCATTTCTATCTCTACCTGTAGGATGCATTGGTGATCTTCGAATTAGATTCCCTAAAGTGTATGCTGTCCCTCGCAAAGGTAGCCCGCCACCAGGTGACTTATTTATACACTTTCAACTAATCCATATAATATAACACCTCGACCAGATGTTTCTGTGATTACCAACATTTTTTGTGTGATTTTGAGCTGCAGAGGACAACAGCATGACGGCAATTGCAGTGGCTGCGCTTGGTTCTTCCTCTCAGGGATGTGATGCACCACCAGGTAACTGGACGTTGACTTGCAAGTGAAAAAGCTTTGCCATATTATCAATGCGTTTGTGACAGTGTGATAATGCATGACTGTAGAGATGCTTAACACAGTACTACGTCACCACAAACTTTTTTGCTTGCTCTTTTATTTTTGGATGTGGATACCTAGAAAAAATTAGTTATACCTTTGGGTTCCTGCTGTGCTTCCTCCAGTTTTATGTCCTGCTATTTCTGCAAGCGTTCCTGGATGTGAATATTTTGTCATATATTGATTAATTATACCTTAGAATTTATGCCAGTTTTGGTGCTGTTTTATGTCTACTATTCCAGCAACATATTCCTTGAGGTGAAAGTCACAAACCTATGCAATTGCATTTCCTTTTAGCTCCAAGCACTATTCCAAAACAGCAAAAAGAAGACATCGAATTTAGTGAGATGATGCCCGAGATCTACATATAGGCCAGTGTTCGGCTGGCCGGCTGGCCAGCCACCTCACAAAAACACTATTTacgtcctgccagaacagtatttttctctcacaacaatcagccggaacagtatttttcagtcctgccgaacaggcccatACACTTTTGTGCTTGGAAATTAGTTGACCTATCCAGAGATATATGACATTAATTGGTTTAACTCAGAATATAATATGACTACTTAGTTTTGTCCATCTTATGAATGATATGCCAATTTTATACCATTTAGAGATGTTTTGAATTCAATGGAAAAGAATGGATTATCATAATGGGTGTAATTTTCAACACTGGGCCAGATAGTAGCCTATTTGTAAATTTGGTTTGGCTTGATGTGTAGTGAACTCGATGGAGGCGATTTTGATCCTTCCTGTATATTATTAGTCTTTGAAGTTAGTTTATGATAACCAAGATTTTGTGTTGTAAATATATGATTCTTTCAGTACCACCTTACTATATACTCTCTTCTTGATTTAATCAATGAAAAATAAAGCCATGTTTATCATCATATGTTCACTGTTGCACTTGTTATATAAACATGAGGTGAAAGAATCAATTGCACATATAAATCCTAACATGCATGGAATAGAACATCTCAGGCCAAAAATGATGACTTGCAGTCCGTAATAAGGATCTTGATTTATAATGTATAGTAATTTATAAACTAAAACATACCCTATGACATATGTTATTATAGTTCTGCATAGCGCAGAACCTTGAGACTTTCATTAGCTCCCCAATATTTCTTACCATCTAAAACTTGACTGCTTAATGGGTGCGTTCTTCAAAGCAATtgttcatagataaattacttaAAAATTTGACTGGGTAGCTTGAAATTAATTTTTTAACAAAAAAATGATATATGCTGAGTTATAGCAAATTATCATCATGAGCATATATGTTTTACATGTGAAAATAAATAACTGAAATCAGTAAATTTGTTATGctttcagattttttttttcaattctcTTGTAGTACATAAACCATTACTGTTTCAGCTACTTTTAATTCTATATTATTGAATTTCAAACCATGCATATACACAACCATTGTTTTCTCTAATTTATTCTTTCCTATTATCCTGTTTTGAAGCAGATGAAAGTAGCATGAAATTTACGAAGGTTCAAGATGTTCCACCAAGAATGGAAAAAGTAATTGTTAAAATGGTACATAAGCCTAGGAAGATTTTGCCGAAGAATGTTTTGTCTGATGAGGAGCCAGAAACTGATGAGCTTCAGGGATCGAAACTTAAGGAATGGTCACAGGAAGAAAAGGATGTATTTTCAGAGATGATTACAATATTTGGTATGAACTTTTCCAAGGTCTCATCTTTTCTTAGGCACAAAACGACAGCAGATTGCATGGAGTATTATTCTGAGCACTATAAATCAGAATGCCATAAGGAAGCACAGAAATGTCTGCCTACTACTGTGATACAATCTCAAAAAAAATGTTGTAATGAGAATGCTGCACCTCTTGTGTCTGGGATAGCAACAGTTACAGCTACTAAAAAATACGAAAGGATGAATGCCAAGGCAGAAGATGTAAAGAAGCCTGAAAATCAAATTCGCCATGAATCTATTGCTAATCTTCTAGCACACAGCCTTCCAGATAAGGGGCATGGTGAATCATCTATGGATGAACATGAACATGCAACTGGAAAAGTTTTAGTAGGTGAATCGAATGCTACTCCATATCCACTTGGAATGAGATCTAGTCATGCTGCCTGTTTGACCATCTCCAAAACTGAGGCACCAGTGTTGGAGAATTTCAATGAGGACAGCTGTTCCAATGAGGCAGTTTGCATCACAAAGTCTTCGTCTAAGGTGAAGGAAAATGTACCACAAAGTGTTCTGATTGCAAACCATGGTGATGAAGGAAATTGTGTGGCTGGTGGGTCATGTGGACAGGATaccttgaaaataatatttttccctGATGAGAGGAGTGCTAAGCTAGCAAATGGTACCATTAAAGGTGATCAGATCAAAAGTGGAGCTAAAACTGCTGAGCTCTGTTCTTCATTGAAGGAATGCAATGATGCTGCGAAGCATCATTCATGGAAAGCGACAGAAAAGAAGCTGGCTAACTCAAATATTGATGATGGTAGAATGGCCCCATCTTATATGAAAAACCCTAATAGCAAAGACAATCCCTGGATTACTTCTGATCCAGCTGCTATGTTATCAGGTCCTGCATTTGTACAGCATATGATGGAATTCGATGAAGCAATGGAGAAGAAAGAATCAGAAAAAAATGATGACAAGGTCAAAGGCAAGGAGAGACCGGTTCTCTGTGTTGCATCAAAACATGGCAGTGGTATACAGATGAGGTTCGAAGTGAATTCACAGAAGGAGATGGAAAAAGTTGATAGTATCGCAAGCCCAGAAGGAAATGATCTCAATGCAGACATGGAAACTCCTACAAAGGACAGCAGTCCCTGGGTTGCCACTAATGCTTCTGTAGTAAGAGATGATGGTCTCATACAGCGACTGAGGGCTTCAGAAGCAATGTATAGAAACTCAGAAAATAATGATGCTAAGGTCAAAAGTAAGATGGGAAATCCTGTGCACAGTGTTGTTTCAAAAGAGAGCAATGGTATTCAATTGAGTTGCAATGTTACTGCTCAGAAGGGGAAAGGTATTGTCCCAAGTCCTGAGGTGAATGATCTCAATGCACCTCCTATGCAGATCTCAAATGGAGCACCCAACACTTACCATCTGCCATCAAGTTCTGGTTCTGCTGCCTTGGACATGGTTCACGCAAACTCTTCTTACGTTGCAATGGATATAGATCTGAATATACCGCTTGATGTGACACCAATTGATGTGACCTTAGTAGACCTGGGGAGCAGTACTGCTGAAGCTTCCATGGGTCGCAGTAGCGAGGCAATAGATTCTGATGCAACAATGGGGATAAGTCCCTCACAGACTACTACTACTGTAACTCAAACTGCTCAGCAGCAACCTGCTAATCAACCTGGCTCTATTGTGCTTTTTGGTCATGTCATCTATCAAGCTCCATCCACTGGGACAACAAACCATACTCCCAATCAGGGAAACCAGACTGTTGTCTCCTCATGCAACATGCCGTCTAATCCAGTGGTTCCTGTGATAAGGCGAAGAGGCCGTGGCCAAGTATATCCTTCATGGGCTACTACTACTAGCGTTTGGAGAAATAGTATCCCAAACAACCAGCAGGGCCAGCAAGCAATGTTGTCAAACAGGATCCTTTACGGTAGTTCGGCTAATGGTGCTTCAACTTCTGCAGCTTCGCCACTCCAGCTTCAGCTTCAGCCTGGGAGCAGTGCCCTTCTCAACATGATGAACCAGCACAGACAACCGGCTCTGGCAAACATCACTCCATACAGCATAATGAGAGGTGGTGTACCTGTAGTGCCCTCTCCTCATCTGGTACAAGGAAGCAGCGGCGGTGCTGGCTTGGTTAACTTTAATGGCTTCAATTCGGTACAACAGCAGTGGCCATTCCCTGTCGTGGATACAAGTAGAGTGGTGCTTGGCTACCCTTTCTACTACCCTGGCGCCACTGCAAACCAAGCTCCTGCTAGAGTTACTACCATGCTATCTATTGGAACAAATAATGGAGAAGGCGCATCAATAAGCAACGCTAGGTAAACAGACAACTCAAAGTAACCAAGTTATCTCTCTGTGTCTCTCTATTTGTCTGTCTGCATGTGTAACAATGTTTCTTTGGTACTATTGTTAGggctccagcagcagcaggaagaggaagagggagaggcgGTCATAATTCATGGCTCTCACTTGGCCGCAATTAATCAATAATAGAGTGCAAGGAAGCAATCATGTGGCCGCCAATGGTCTTATTAGGGGCTGCTTGAGAGCATCGTCGATCGATGTGTCATCGGTTTTATGTTATTGCAATTCTGGCTAGTACTGCAGAATTATCGTACTTTGGTTATTTAAGTTAGTTGATGTGCTCCCGGTGGGAGCTTAAACTCGTATTTTCTATGCTTGTTTGCATATTATCTCTTTGCTGAAACTTAATTCCGTTAGAAAACTTGATTTTAAATTTCCGGTCTTCTTGTCAAAACAATTATGTCAGTTAGTTAGTGATGAAATAATGACATCGGTTTGACAGTAAGTTAATTGGTGTATTCATGAAACCTTTGTGATTGTATGTTCTAGTTTAGATTACCAATCCAGCTTGCAAAATAAATGTGGTTTTCTTAGCTTGATGTCCTCTTTTAATCAAGAAAGTGCACATGTAGACGCTGGCTTGGTAGGCAATGCATGATGAGTTTACCTTGTGATTGATCATTGATATATACTAATTTGATAGGGTTTCGATTTTTTCAAACTACGAGAATTTTTTGTAGTGTTTGCATATGTGCTCCACAGTAGGCTACATATAGACTAGGAATTGCTAACATACATACGGAATTTTGCAAGTCTGTTTGATATTTGCAACGTATAAGATACATGCAAGTAGCAGAATGCCATGTGTTGACCGGAATTTATATATGAAACCTGATAATTTACATGCAATGGTTCATAATTATGAATAAACTAGGAACATCTATATACGTTAGATTGGGAACTCAAATGTAGCAGCCTTGAAGGAAAACCGAATAGATATTTGATACTAGACATCTGTTATATTAAGATGAGGGGGGCAGCGGTGTAGAAGAGTTGTGATAATAATTGCTGTCACCAGTGTCTCTCGGATTCTTTATCAGAGTCATAGATATATGACCTGTGTCCAGGTTATGTAGGTTGGAGGATTCTATTTCTATGAAATGGATTTAGACTGTGAGTGTAACAAAGAAGAGACTTTCATGATATGTGAAAACAAGGATGCAAAATACAAGAAAGGTTTGACAAATATACCAATATTCTAAGGGACAACAGAGGCAATCGTGTTGACGTCCCTGGCTATGATCTTTTGTGCTGGCGCTTCGAAGCGTAGCCATCGGAGCCCTTGAATATCATCAGAATGCCTTTCTAGTTCGAGAACCCTCAATCTCCACCCTAGGATGGGTCCTTGCTCGAATCAACCTTGGCAACAAATTATTTGACAAACCACTTTAGCATTTTGTAGTCATGCATCTTTGTGGTTGCCCTTGGGGTGATACTGACATGTCTAGTCCAGCATCTTCCCAAGCTCATGTTGCTGTGTGGGGGTGGTGTAGCACTGTTAGGGCACTCGGCCCTTAATTTCCTTGTTGTCAGTGGAGTCACGGGCTTCGCCCTTCCCCTGGTCTCCTTAGTTGTTGCCTATGCTGGAAAGCTCGTTAACAGAGGTCAGAGCCTTCCATCGTATCTTGTGGTTCATATTCACATCTATGATGACCTGATTAAAGGCAGTGATGTGTCCTTGATACTAGGGAGCGAATTACTCATCTTAGAGAAGCATTGAATATAGTCATGTCTGGACTCATCCTTCTTATTGATGTAGACATGGAGGTCCCAAACATT
This region includes:
- the LOC136495587 gene encoding uncharacterized protein encodes the protein MDGSGGHQLPLEWPHPGPYGYDPYTNTFLPLPYYGYGFGVEYSWNPPNQQQGPVPAPYSSSSFPLGRAPMAGAQRGRGRGRHAQRGRGGRHGFSAPRQHGGPGLLGSDPSSQPPAQLQPPVPVPLPSEKRDPTPPPPASSSPSSHAMTPPVSDPVKDSHVVDVLVGLGGSSTSATDKKRLLPLDPPAPMKSSEVDVSMAHRHDDQGDVLGLNVFMAKKRLLSAKAALAADADAEEEAKAAARKKTRLGWGQGLAKYENRRYKKDDETTHKIVAHDGATGEPVSSHGSSPPLGSKGHGDNNSLDDMAEMRVSHVTTAPALFSKGSSRPLTGDLWDPTRKNGSIGSLTEKAASPTKVPARFSRKHCPSPAADDQNLKSDGCIGDLRIRFPKVYAVPRKGSPPPEDNSMTAIAVAALGSSSQGCDAPPDESSMKFTKVQDVPPRMEKVIVKMVHKPRKILPKNVLSDEEPETDELQGSKLKEWSQEEKDVFSEMITIFGMNFSKVSSFLRHKTTADCMEYYSEHYKSECHKEAQKCLPTTVIQSQKKCCNENAAPLVSGIATVTATKKYERMNAKAEDVKKPENQIRHESIANLLAHSLPDKGHGESSMDEHEHATGKVLVGESNATPYPLGMRSSHAACLTISKTEAPVLENFNEDSCSNEAVCITKSSSKVKENVPQSVLIANHGDEGNCVAGGSCGQDTLKIIFFPDERSAKLANGTIKGDQIKSGAKTAELCSSLKECNDAAKHHSWKATEKKLANSNIDDGRMAPSYMKNPNSKDNPWITSDPAAMLSGPAFVQHMMEFDEAMEKKESEKNDDKVKGKERPVLCVASKHGSGIQMRFEVNSQKEMEKVDSIASPEGNDLNADMETPTKDSSPWVATNASVVRDDGLIQRLRASEAMYRNSENNDAKVKSKMGNPVHSVVSKESNGIQLSCNVTAQKGKGIVPSPEVNDLNAPPMQISNGAPNTYHLPSSSGSAALDMVHANSSYVAMDIDLNIPLDVTPIDVTLVDLGSSTAEASMGRSSEAIDSDATMGISPSQTTTTVTQTAQQQPANQPGSIVLFGHVIYQAPSTGTTNHTPNQGNQTVVSSCNMPSNPVVPVIRRRGRGQVYPSWATTTSVWRNSIPNNQQGQQAMLSNRILYGSSANGASTSAASPLQLQLQPGSSALLNMMNQHRQPALANITPYSIMRGGVPVVPSPHLVQGSSGGAGLVNFNGFNSVQQQWPFPVVDTSRVVLGYPFYYPGATANQAPARVTTMLSIGTNNGEGASISNARAPAAAGRGRGRGGHNSWLSLGRN